From Coffea arabica cultivar ET-39 chromosome 9c, Coffea Arabica ET-39 HiFi, whole genome shotgun sequence, one genomic window encodes:
- the LOC140014407 gene encoding uncharacterized protein, translating to MTQYRMLNQVPRELNQWRNNLSYEIGGLFQYVGHLPSLVDIIPNVSAIQALINYWDPDASVSRFGMCEHTPTLEELERLLQMPGKGSPMVYPSGGTREQFCRFLGLRSNSLDQHPDARSCPLRFLYDRFGERESFERHQIDFFITRGQWEEKRMQAFGLVLINLLLFPQRHGKVTFATINMIQSLFLGIRGTTPTLIPVVMADIFSTLTNCQRKGRFFYASNLILQMWIMEHLAKRLLNPLGSCLPVENWIDSHRERVGRYYRVMSSSPFIEEFNNLTPEKVQWVLDWTKVRDPAFRTTQHDFIPLAGVNGLVAYIPQRVMRQFGYPQSIPMVQGVKDLRLGTVTESRSMILEAWGNLRGLENLQLEMVNKMAPAVMPGYNEWIKQRVEHDRARQQSASTSPEKRMERLRKELEESQA from the coding sequence ATGACGCAGTATCGAATGCTCAACCAAGTCCCCCGAGAGCTGAATCAGTGGAGGAACAACCTATCCTATGAAATTGGGGGGCTATTTCAATACGTGGGACATCTACCGAGTCTGGTCGATATAATACCCAACGTGTCCGCCATTCAAGCACTGATCAATTATTGGGATCCAGATGCCTCGGTTTCTCGATTTGGAATGTGCGAACACACCCCAACCCTAGAAGAGTTAGAGAGATTATTGCAAATGCCGGGAAAGGGCAGTCCTATGGTATACCCGAGCGGAGGAACCAGAGAGCAGTTTTGCCGATTTTTAGGATTAAGGAGCAATAGTTTAGACCAACACCCCGATGCTAGATCTTGTCCACTGAGGTTTCTATATGACCGATTTGGGGAAAGAGAGTCTTTTGAGCGCCATCAGATTGATTTCTTCATAACAAGGGGGCAATGGGAAGAGAAACGTATGCAAgcttttggtttggttttgattAACTTATTGCTATTCCCTCAAAGGcatggaaaggtgacatttgcaACCATCAACATGATTCAAAGCCTTTTTCTAGGAATTCGTGGGACAACACCAACTTTGATACCCGTTGTCATGGCAGACATTTTCTCAACTCTTACCAATTGCCAAAGGAAAGGGAGGTTCTTCTATGCTTCGAATCTGATACTCCAAATGTGGATCATGGAACATTTGGCGAAGAGATTACTAAATCCGTTGGGTTCTTGCCTCCCAGTTGAGAATTGGATTGATTCGCATCGAGAGAGAGTCGGCCGCTACTACCGCGTAATGTCGTCAAGTCCGTTTATCGAAGAGTTCAACAATTTGACACCAGAAAAGGTGCAGTGGGTTTTAGATTGGACCAAAGTTAGGGACCCAGCTTTTAGGACCACTCAACATGATTTCATCCCTTTAGCTGGAGTCAATGGTCTAGTAGCCTATATTCCGCAAAGGGTTATGAGACAGTTTGGCTACCCGCAAAGCATTCCTATGGTACAAGGGGTTAAAGATCTCAGATTGGGTACGGTAACCGAGAGTCGGAGTATGATATTAGAGGCTTGGGGAAATTTGCGAGGACTTGAGAATTTGCAGTTGGAAATGGTAAACAAAATGGCACCTGCGGTTATGCCTGGGTACAACGAGTGGATCAAGCAAAGGGTGGAACATGATAGGGCAAGGCAACAATCAGCATCAACCAGTCCCGAAAAACGGATGGAGAGGCTAAGAAAAGAATTAGAGGAATCTCAAGCCTAA